The region GTCGTCCCCCAACTCCCTGGTATGAGCGGAGCGACAGCCGGAACTTCAAAGCAAGTTCCTACAAAACCCAAACCACCCGTCAGCAGCACTGGTCCCATGTTGCCACCTCCCAGCCCGTAATCCATGATCCCAGACTCTGAAGGGGCGATTACAGTCAACTTTCGTCGATTCAAACAGTTCTCAGAATTCGTTCGAAGCGATGTCACCAAATTGAGTTGCATGGGGCTCGACAACAGGCGAGATTACGTCCAACTTTCGCCATTGGGCATCAGATGAATATGTTTCCATCGATGTCGCGTTATTGAGTCACCACCTGATTCTGGACAGGGACGCATGAGCAATGTGCACGACGCACAGATTCTGATCTCCATCTGTACTTACAACGAAAAGGAGAACATCCAAAGGCTGCTCCCCATGATCCGGGAAGTCCTGCCTGCCGCACACATCATGGTTGTGGATGACAATTCACCAGATGGAACGGCCCAAGTCGTGCGCGACTTATCGCAAACCGACCAGCACATCGAGTTGTTTCTCAGGCTGAATAAAGAAGGTCTGGGAGCTGCACAACTGGCCTCCTTTCGTAAAGCCTGCGAAAGCTCTTTTGACTATCTCATCAACATGGATGCAGATTTCAGCCATCACCCGCGCTATTTGCCATCGTTGATTACCGCGATGGGAACCGCCGATGTGGTGATCGGTTCCCGCTATGTGCCGGGTGGTGGAGTCCAGGGCTGGCCCCGGAGTCGCCGGCTGATGAGCTTTCTGGTGAATCTTTATTCGCGGACACTGCTGGGCATCAAGGCTCGAGACACCAGTGGTGCCTACCGCTGCTACCGGCTGGAGACATTGCGGCAAGTGCCTCTTGATCAAGTCCGTTCCCGAGGCTACGCCTTCCAGGAAGAGATCCTCTTCCGGCTGGTTCGCGCTGGTGCTCGCGTGGTCGAAGTCCCCATCCTCTTTGAAGACCGTCAGCACGGCCAGTCAAAAATCAACTGGAAGGTCGCCCTGGTGGCACTTTGGGACATGTTCTGTGTCGCAACTGAGCGACTTAGCCGCCAACCCGTCAAGCAGGAAATCTCGACTCAGGCAGAATAATTACGAATGCGTATGCTCCGGCCCGGGAAACTGGCCAGCATGGACTTCCTGCACATATGCGCGGGCAGCACTGCGAATCTGCGAGTCGATCTCAGCAAACCGCTTCA is a window of Planctopirus limnophila DSM 3776 DNA encoding:
- a CDS encoding polyprenol monophosphomannose synthase, with translation MSNVHDAQILISICTYNEKENIQRLLPMIREVLPAAHIMVVDDNSPDGTAQVVRDLSQTDQHIELFLRLNKEGLGAAQLASFRKACESSFDYLINMDADFSHHPRYLPSLITAMGTADVVIGSRYVPGGGVQGWPRSRRLMSFLVNLYSRTLLGIKARDTSGAYRCYRLETLRQVPLDQVRSRGYAFQEEILFRLVRAGARVVEVPILFEDRQHGQSKINWKVALVALWDMFCVATERLSRQPVKQEISTQAE